GAGGTGACGGTGGACGGCGAGGATCTCATCGTCAAGGGCAACGGTTTCGAGGAGCGCATCTCCCAGAAGGAAGTGCGCCGCGACAACTGCTACACCTGCGTGCAGCGCAACCCGGTGATCGTCGACGAGATGATGGCCGAGGAGGGCCCCTCCGACTGGGGCGGCAACATCGACGCGGTGGCCGCGCCCTGGGAGAAGCTCGAGCCGGCCCAGCGCTGGGAAGCCTTCATCGACGAGGTCGACTCCTGCATCCGCTGCTACGCCTGCCGGGACGCCTGCCCCCTGTGCTACTGCCACGTGTGCTTCGTGGACGAGTCCATGCCCCAGTGGTGCGGCAAAACCCAAGACGAGGCCGACGTGGCCACCTTCCATATCCTGAGGGCCTTCCACTGCGCCGGCCGCTGCACCGACTGCGGGGCCTGCGAGAGCGCCTGCCCCCAGGGCATCAAGGTGCGCCGCTTCACCAGCAAGATCGAGAAGGACGTCCGCGAGCTCTACGGATACTCGCCGGGCATGGACCTGGAAGAGACGCCGCCCCTGAGCGTCTATCGGCCCAACGATCCCCAGGAATTCATCAAGTAGGAAGGCTTAGCCATGGCTGACAAGATACTGGCCAAAGACAAGCTGGCCGACTTCCTGGGCAAACTGCAGGCCGATTACGAGGTCTACGCGCCCCAGGAGGTGGAAGGCAAGGCCCAATGGGCCCCCTTGGAGGACGCCGGCAAGGCCCTCTGGGAGTTTTCCAACACCAGCATGAGCCCCAAGGACTTCTTCTTCCCCCAGACCGAAGTCCTGATGCGCTTCAAGAACGTCCAGGACCACGAGAGCGGGATGGTCATGGAGGCCGAGCCGCCCCTGGACAAAAAACGCCTGCTTCTTAACATCCGTCCCTGCGACGCCAAGGCCTTCCAGGTCCTGGACCTGATCTTCGTGCAGGACGAGATGACCAACGACCTGTACTGGAAGGACAAGCGGGACATGACCACCCTGGTGGGCCTGGCCTGCTCCGATCCTTGCCCCAGCTGCTTCTGCACCTCCATGAACTGCGGCCCCGCCTCCACCACCGGCCTGGACGCCCTGCTGTTCGACCTGGGCGACAAGCTCCTGGTGCGCTCCCTGACCGAAAAGGGCGAGGCCGTGGCCGAGGGCCTGGACGACGCCGCCGAGGGCGACACCGCCGCGGCCGCCGAGCAGGCAACCACCGCCGAGGGCAAGATCAGCTCTTCGGTGGGCATGGACAACGTGAACTCGCGCTCGGTGATGGAGCTCTACGAGGCGGGCATGTGGGACCGGGTGTTCGAGAACTGCCTCAACTGCGGCACCTGCACCTACGTCTGCCCCACCTGCCACTGCTTCGACATTCAGGACGAGACCCAGGGCACCGAGGGCCGCCGGGTGCGCAACTGGGACAATTGCATGAGCTGGCTGTTCACCATGCACGGCACCGGCCACAACCCCCGGGGCACCAAGAAAGACCGGGTGCGCCAGCGGTTCATGCACAAGTTCAAGTACATTCCGGTCAAGCGCGGCGGCGAGATCGGCTGCGTCGGTTGCGGGCGGTGTGTGGTGCTCTGCCCGGTGAACATCGACGTGCGCCGCGTCGTCAACGACATGAACGCTTAGCGCAAAGGCCAAGAAGTTATGCGTAACACATACGTTCCCTATCCGGTCCGCATAAAGAAGGCCGAGGTGGCCACCGAGGACAAGCAGCTGAAGACCTTTCTCCTGGAGTTCATCAACGAGCAGGAGGGCGAGGACTTCAACTACATCCCCGGTCAGTTCGCCGAGCTGAGCGTTTCGGGCTACGGCGAGATCCCCATCGGCATAGCCAGTAGCCCCACCGAGGGCAACGACCTCTTGTTCACGGTGAACAAGGTGGGCAGCGTGTCCACCCAACTGCACAACATGAACGAGGGCGACATCATGGGCGTGCGGGGTCCGCTGGGCAACAGCTACCCCCTCAAGGAGATGGAGGGCAAGAACATCGTCATCGTGGCCGGCGGCTTCGCGGTGACCACCCTGCGCTCCACCATGATCTGGCTGCTGGACCCGGCCAACCGCTCCAAATACGGCGACATCACCTTTATCTACGGCGCGCGCACCCCGGGCCTGCTGCTCTATGAAGACGAGTGGCGTTCCTGGCGGGAAAGCGGCCAGGCCAACGTGAACATCACCATCGACCGCGAGGCCGAGGGGTGGGACGGCCTGGTGGGCTTCGTGCCCACGGTTTGCGAAGAGGTGGCCCCCAAGCCCGACGACGCGGTGGCCCTTATCTGCGGCCCGCCGGTGATGATCCGCTTTACCCAGCCGGTGTTCGACAAGCTGGGCTGGCAGCCCGAGCAGATCGTGATGAGCCTGGAGAACCGCATGAAGTGCGGTATCGGCATTTGCGGCCGCTGCAACGTGGGGCCGGAGTATGTCTGCAAGGACGGCCCGGTCTTCACCAAAGCCCATCTGGACCAGCTTCCCAAGGAATACTAGGAGACGCAATCCCGGCCCGGAGACATCGATAAAAGTTTGCTTCCGGGCCGGGATTGATATAGGTTAACAATGAATGAATGCCCGGCTGCGCGGTAAGCTATAGGCTTTTCGGGCCGGCAACCCAGCACAAGCAGCGGGCGGGGCGATAGTCGACTAAGCGGCTTCCCGTCCGGTCATTCTGGGAGAGGATGAATGAGCCAAGAGCCGATCAAACTGGGCAAACGCGAGTCCAAACTGCGCGTGGACCCCAAATGGGCCGATGTGTGCCTCACCTGCGGCACCTGCGCCGGCGGCTGTCCCGTCACCGGCGTCGACGGCATGGACCCCCGCAAGGCGGTGCGCATGGCCGCCCTGGGGCTTGACGACGAACTGATCAACTCCCGCTTCCCCTGGGTCTGCACCCTGTGCGGGCGCTGCGAGCGCGCCTGCCCCATGGGCGTGGAGATCCTGGCCATGATGCGCACCGCGCGCGGCCTGCGTGAGCGGGACAAGGTGCCCGGACCGATCCACAAGGGCACCATGATGTCCATGGAGCGGGGCAACAACCTGGGTATCCCCTACGACGACTGGCTGTTCCTGCTGGCCGACATGTCCAAGGAGATGGAAGACGAGGGCTTCCCCGGCTTCTACGTTCCGGTGGACAAGGTGGGCGCCCGGGTCATCTCCACGGTGAACTCCAAGGAGCCCTTCGGCGAGCCGGACGACATGAAGTTCTGGTGGAAGATCTACTACGCCGCCCATGAGAGCTGGACCGTTTCCAGCGAGAACTGGGAGGGCGTTACCTGGGGCCTGTTCGGCGGGGACGACGAGTCCATGAAGGAGCAGGCGCGGCGGGTCTTGGAGAACGCCCGCAAGGTGAAAGCCGAGGTGCTTCTCCTACCCGAGTGAGGCCACGCGTACTTTGGAACTAGGCTTAGTTTCAAAAAGTGGTTCCCCGAGGTCTTCGAAGAGTTCAAGGTTATGAACATCTTCGAGCTGATGATGGAATACATTAAGGAAGGCCGGGTCAAGATCGACCGCGAGAAGTTCGCGGGCAAGCTTGCCACCGTGCACGACCCCTGCAACTACGGCCGCAAGAGCGAGAAGGCCTTTGGCAAGGCCTACTACGACGAGATCCGCTGGATCACCGACCAGATTTGCGACACCTGGGTGGACACCTATCCCACCAGGGAAAACAACTTCTGCTGCGGCGCGGGCGGCGGCGCCTGGGCCATGCCCTACACCAACGAGCGCCTCTACTACGGCCGCAAGAAGGCCGAGCAGATCGAGCAGACCGGGGCCGAGATCGTGGTGGCCCCCTGCCACAACTGCCGCGACCAGATCATGAAGGCCTTGACCAAGGAGTATGATCTGGAGATCGAAACCTTCTACCTCTGGGAACTGCTGGCCGAAGCCATTATAGTAGAGCCCTGGAGCGAGGAAGAGGTCGAGAAGGCCCACGCCGAGGCCGAGGCCCAGTGGGAGCACTTCGGGGTCGAGCTGGACGACGACTGGGAGCCCCCCGAATAGGCATCTGACCCAACAAGCAACCCTCAGGGGCCGCTCCATCCGGGGCGGCCCCTGATCTTTTTGGGAGCAAGGCATGGCCGAGATCAAATCAGCTTTGGAGATCGCCCTGGAGCGCGCCGCCGCCCTGGGAGCGGGCGAGGACGACAGCCGCCGCG
This portion of the Desulfarculaceae bacterium genome encodes:
- a CDS encoding 4Fe-4S dicluster domain-containing protein, whose protein sequence is MADKILAKDKLADFLGKLQADYEVYAPQEVEGKAQWAPLEDAGKALWEFSNTSMSPKDFFFPQTEVLMRFKNVQDHESGMVMEAEPPLDKKRLLLNIRPCDAKAFQVLDLIFVQDEMTNDLYWKDKRDMTTLVGLACSDPCPSCFCTSMNCGPASTTGLDALLFDLGDKLLVRSLTEKGEAVAEGLDDAAEGDTAAAAEQATTAEGKISSSVGMDNVNSRSVMELYEAGMWDRVFENCLNCGTCTYVCPTCHCFDIQDETQGTEGRRVRNWDNCMSWLFTMHGTGHNPRGTKKDRVRQRFMHKFKYIPVKRGGEIGCVGCGRCVVLCPVNIDVRRVVNDMNA
- a CDS encoding (Fe-S)-binding protein, with amino-acid sequence MNIFELMMEYIKEGRVKIDREKFAGKLATVHDPCNYGRKSEKAFGKAYYDEIRWITDQICDTWVDTYPTRENNFCCGAGGGAWAMPYTNERLYYGRKKAEQIEQTGAEIVVAPCHNCRDQIMKALTKEYDLEIETFYLWELLAEAIIVEPWSEEEVEKAHAEAEAQWEHFGVELDDDWEPPE
- a CDS encoding 4Fe-4S dicluster domain-containing protein, whose protein sequence is MSQEPIKLGKRESKLRVDPKWADVCLTCGTCAGGCPVTGVDGMDPRKAVRMAALGLDDELINSRFPWVCTLCGRCERACPMGVEILAMMRTARGLRERDKVPGPIHKGTMMSMERGNNLGIPYDDWLFLLADMSKEMEDEGFPGFYVPVDKVGARVISTVNSKEPFGEPDDMKFWWKIYYAAHESWTVSSENWEGVTWGLFGGDDESMKEQARRVLENARKVKAEVLLLPE
- a CDS encoding FAD/NAD(P)-binding protein produces the protein MRNTYVPYPVRIKKAEVATEDKQLKTFLLEFINEQEGEDFNYIPGQFAELSVSGYGEIPIGIASSPTEGNDLLFTVNKVGSVSTQLHNMNEGDIMGVRGPLGNSYPLKEMEGKNIVIVAGGFAVTTLRSTMIWLLDPANRSKYGDITFIYGARTPGLLLYEDEWRSWRESGQANVNITIDREAEGWDGLVGFVPTVCEEVAPKPDDAVALICGPPVMIRFTQPVFDKLGWQPEQIVMSLENRMKCGIGICGRCNVGPEYVCKDGPVFTKAHLDQLPKEY
- a CDS encoding 4Fe-4S ferredoxin, translating into MEAVAEKIREAAAKLLSEGKVDCVIGYAQGTVPMRDYPYFAYTPEEAQNLTWSPFCCNNLANFLIRRPKGEIGKVAIVAQGCVSRSIVGLIKENQIAREDVYILGVPSPGMVDRRKVAERFPLKTITEVTVDGEDLIVKGNGFEERISQKEVRRDNCYTCVQRNPVIVDEMMAEEGPSDWGGNIDAVAAPWEKLEPAQRWEAFIDEVDSCIRCYACRDACPLCYCHVCFVDESMPQWCGKTQDEADVATFHILRAFHCAGRCTDCGACESACPQGIKVRRFTSKIEKDVRELYGYSPGMDLEETPPLSVYRPNDPQEFIK